The genome window GCCTCGGCTTTTCGTGGGCATGATCCTGATTCTGATCTTCGCTGAAGTGCTGGGTCTTTACGGCCTCATCGTGGCCCTCATCCTGTCTACAAAATAAGTGTCAGCATCAAACACCATCTCATTCATTCCACATCAAAGCAGCAAGAACAAATAGATTTTCACCTACTTCCATTACACCCCGTGGGTCTGACAGGATGGGATGGCAATAGAAACATGTTGGCGGTCGTCTCCGACAGCTTCGTCCTCAGTAGATGTTCTCTATCCATATTGTTTAAAGCCATCCAGTTGTGTCAGGTCCTGTATGTACAGAACGGGCATGAAGATGTGTTGGTTGTTATGGGATGATGTGTGGACAGTCAGCCTGATTTGTTGTCTGATCTTAACCTGTACAGTGATCCAGAGTCCCTCCAGCCCCTGTAAATGTAGTAACCAGTCTGTGCTGTGAGTATCAACGTTTACCCCCCTCTGCCCAGACCCCCTTcctttggtttttgtttgacGTGGGTGGTTTTGATGGTCGTTCTCTGTTTTGAGACTGCGGAAAAATCGTGCacattagtgttttattttttcacgtTCTTTTCTGGGACCATTTTTGAATCACGTGGGTAAGGAGATGTCAAGactacttttttttgtttgttttgtttttcactattTATGAAAAGCTAAAAAATTTTGACTTAAACTGTGTAAATGGAGTACTATTTATTGAATACcctatacatatacatatataaattatCTGTGTATAGTTAGAGTAATTGCACTGTGGGTAATTGTTCTAAGTGCTTGAAATTCCTCTGGATGTAGTGTGATTATTAATGGAGGATGTCCACATGTTGacagttgagtgtgtgtgtgagtgacctGAGTGTGTAATGTGTGCAAGTGGATTTATGTTTAATATGACATACTGAAACACTGGTATCGTTTACCTGTAGTGCTGCTGTCTtgattcttcttttctttttcttttttttttcttttgttgttgtttttttgtttaaggtAAGAGCTCATTGTTCAGCCATGCCTGTCAGATTTCCAAATAAAACTCAACCTCCTCCAGAACATCAGTGTCAAGTCTGATATGAATGGGATGACTCACTTTACAGCATTAATGACATTTAGACTGTGCAGCATTTCAGCTTAAAGGCAAAGTTGgtaaagtaaaatgtgcaaCTAAGGAATGGGCAAAATAAAAACTCAGTAAAAACTgcaacaggaaaataaacacaacattcactgtatgaaaagtaaatgtaatacTATTTATGAAGGGCTGTGTGAGCTGTACAAAGGTGGGAGCACACTTATAGGGAGCACCTATTGTAGTCTGGATTCCCTGTCACCCGCTGAGGTCACAATAAATGTAGATAAAGGTTCCACTGTGACATCTGAAAACCACATAAATACCAGAAATCAAGTCAAAGACGATTCAGTACAgcagaatgaaaataaatgtttgcattacaagaaaaaacagacaacacaaaagACCATGTGACTCGAGATGCGTTTGATGCACATTAGAAACTGGATATTTCTGCGCTCAATGTGTAAAGGAAAGTGGCACACATGGTATTTTACATCAACAGTAGGTATTGTGCTAAGAAGtaatgtctgtctctgtgaagtTGGGATACATGAAATTGGTTGATTCAGTCAGACTTGATGCAGCAGGTCAAAAATATCTGCACTGAACGCAACACTAGTCCTTCACACAGCAACTATTTAGAAGAAAcagcaacacaggagcaaatAAATGACTAAGTAGTAAAGTGAAAATGCAGAAATCAATGGAATAATAAAGTCACACAAGCTCCTCCACTAATTTATATCCACTTAACATTTACTGGTCTCCACAGATACTGATACCGTGTGCTTATCAAACCCAAATACTTTCAATCCCTAATGTAGTCTGGTGAACGGTGCCTGGTGTCCTTAATTAGTGTTGCATTGACGGTTTTTGATTGTTATACACTACACAGTGTAGTTTCTGTGTTCCCATCGGGTCAGGAGTCTTAACTAACTGTTGGACAGAGTTATTGTGTGACCTGCCCTGGAGCAGAATGTGCTTCACCCCCCCACATATTTCTTAAGGACATACCATCCTTCAAATGAAGCAAATGTGATGGGAAACATGTTAATGTATCTTTGTCTTTCAAATGTTCAAGGTTCCCCGAGCAGCACGTTTCACAATAAAGTTCTTAAAGTTAGATTTCGCTCTCAGTGTACTGTACTCTGAAAAGATGTGCAGAACCTGTAAGACTTGTTTGGAAAGTGACATAATCAGATTTAAAATAGTCTGATTCACCTGAGAGACcaacatgaaatataaatatcGCTGTGGGGAGAAAAACCCTTCATGCCtcaacagtatgtgtgttttagatgtgactgaaaataactaataaataaatccagtcattcattcaaatgaaaaCTTATGAGAGCAGGTGTCATGATGAAGTAGATTGAAGCAGGTAAACTCGACAAAGGTTGATTCACctttaataaactaaaaagtAAGCTGAGTTTTTTATgggtaaataataataataaataataattatttaaagtaGAGTAATTTGATTTGTTAAAGATCTGTCGCTCTCTCTTTTGTGGACTAATGGTCTGCCCAGATAAACTAGTTCCTTTACTTGCACCGTAAAGATCTTCTGCACAGTAACAAACTCTGCAAAACATAAACAGGtctattgtttgtttgtttgttttgtttgtctgtctgtcttgtctgaGTCTGATGAACCTAAAAATACAAAGTCCAAATGCACCAAACTGGGCTTTCAGTAGCTAACTGCTGTCACTGGTGTTTACCATTGTTACATAGCAACATATTCTAATTAATccattaaaactaaatgaatttgtgataatttcctgtttatttCCAAACCACAGCTCTTTAGGGTGTTGGAAAATAATGTCACATCTGCAGtgactgctgctttttattttggatgCATGCCTGTCACTGGTATTCCAGTTATTTGGGGATAAACAACCCTGATCTTGTTGGTATGTGGGATGTCAGGAGTCTTTAACGTGGACTCGAAGCTCCTGTGGAGGAGACGGAGCTGAGCGCACAGCCTGTTTTTGTTTACGCTCACACTCATGTAAAGTAGGTCAGGACGAGAGGAAGCTCGGTTACCGTGATTTTTACCCACTTACCTAACTTACACGTTTGTGGCTTTTGGAGGCAACATCTCGGTTGTGTTGTCAACGATTTTTACAGCAGCTCTTGTTGAGAACAAGAGGTAGGTGATGTTAAAACTGTCATTTTAACTATCCGGGGATGTAGCAGCTAATGGaaagctaactagctagctagttagGCTAACTAACCTTAAGTCTCCAGTTGTCTTTGACTTATTATTTGGCCAATAACCTGTGCATGTACCGATAATTAGCAGCATTTACTAATGCATTAGCTTGAATTTAACTTTGATATCACATGTTCACGCTAGGCACCAAGCGTTAGCTGCTGTTTTTAGCTAGGCTAGGTGGCTAACTAGAGCTAGCTATTTAGGTCAACAACATTGCACGTTACTAATGTCAATTTGTGCGATGTGACATTGGTGTTTATAGTGTGAATAGGTTGTTAACAGTTTGTTAGCATTAGATTAAGTAGTTAGGATGATGTGTGCTTCTCTGTAGTCGATTTATTTGTGGCATGCTGCGGTTAATGTAGCTCCATAAATCAGTGTAATAATACACTGATTTATGGAGCAACATTTTCCTTCATAAGATTATCTACAATAAAAGAAAGGGTCAAATAATAACTGAATTCAAGATAGGATGATATTAAGAAGCTGTTATTTCTTGTGTCACACGGTTTTATTAGGGTTGTATGTAATTTAAAAACCTTACAGGTGACATGATGTGcagaaatatatgtataaatatatataaaatatataatttggaGAAATTTACTGCTAAAGTGAGAAAAGGTTAGTAGAGGTCGTTATATATCAAATCTGAATCCAGGCACAAACGTacacatttagcatttagcatgtATGTGACTTGTTTATGGAGATGTATAACCACAGAGCAGAAATCctagtttaaataaaatctgaGTGTCACACTGATTTTAATTAGTCTTAATatgtaaattttaaatttgtagcattaaaaataaatgcaaaaatgcaGCTTTGTGATTTGAAAACAATTGAAGATGATTCATTGtttagtcattttgtttttctgcagctggGCTGATGCTGTTCTTCTAACATCTGCACTAAACCTGAACTGACCGTCAGGTTTTTCCACCGGTCAGACTCGGTGTTGCTGCCATGTCTAGACGAAGCAGGAACAGTCGTGCTTGGAGATACGTCTGGGGTGGCATACGGCGAGATGCTGATGCCCGAGCACTGGTGTTGGCTTCTGAAAGTGAAGAATGGACTTATGACCGCCTCGAGGTAAGAATACAGTGCCAGTGCATGTGTAAGGTTTTGTGTCATATGATGCACTGTAGGCAGGAGATGGGATGTGTCACTGTGTATAGAGGTCTGGCAAAATGCACCTCAGGGATCCATGTGAAGCTGAAAGTCTTTAGTTTGCCTGAGGCCATTatacaaagtgtgtttgttaatgtgcTGAGTGTTCAGCTCTTTGGATGCTTTGTATCAGAACTAATCATTTTCCACAGAAAGGAGTGCATCTTAATGTTATGCTTTTAACGTCCATCCAATCATCCATTTCATTTTGCAATTCATTTCTGTATTGTTGCTCTTTTAGTACAGTGACTCAGACTCTGAGGCAGACTTTTCTGCAGTGATGGTCCCTCCAGTCCCGAGCGCAGTTCCTGTCACTGGGGAGTCCTATTGTGGCTGTGATTCACAGGCTGAGACCAGCTACAACCCTCGTCTGCGAGGTTTTCATCAAATTAAAGACTGTCACTGTGGAGAGGACGATCAaggtagaccacagctgctgctgtttttcaaaAAGACGAATAACTGGTAAACAAAAAATAAGCATTTCTTGTTTCATTAACTGTGGATAACGTCTGGCGTTTTAGATTTTGACTGGGCGTGGGACATGGACAGTCGTTCAACAGCAACATTACTGAGTTGTGACAATCGGAAAGTGAACTTCCACTCTGAATACAGCTGTGGTACAGCTGCAGTCCGTGGTTCCAAGGAGCTGGCTGACGGGCAGCACTTCTGGGAAATCAAGATGACGTCCCCAGTTTATGGAACAGACATGGTAAAACCTCTGTTTTGCACAGatctaaatatttatatttattcttcCCCAAAAAATCCAAAGTAGAGCAAAAGTTAATTAAGATAAGGACCTAATGGAAGCTGTGTGGCAGctcatcttttttgttttctaatatcTCTTTATTCCTGTGCAGATGGTTGGCATTGGTACATCTGATGTGAACTTAGACAAATACCGACACACATTCTGCAGCCTGTTGGGAAAAGATGCTGAAAGTTGGGGTCTGTCTTACACTGGTAagaccacaaaaacatgatgtcATGTAGTAACTGGTCCAAATGGTTTATGTATGAGCTAGATATCATTGagcttgttttactttttcaggCTTGTTGCATCATAAAGGAGACAAGATGAACTTCTCATCCCGTTTTGGACAGGGGTCCATCATCGGAGTCCATCTGGACACGTGGCACGGCACGCTGACTTTCTTCAAGAATCGAAAGTGCATTGGTTAGTGATGCAACCTTGGTGACTTTACATCCATGTTGATGACATGTATCCATCATGCATGTGCAGATTTAACTGAGAGCAGAGGCACTCCTGCATTAATGTAACTTTTGTAAAGTATCATTGCACAGTTTCCTCAAAACTAGCTTCTTCCTCCACATATAAAGTCTGCAGAGGAACAAGCTAATACATGTGAACATAAAACCCCTAATTTTTTCAATCCAGGTGTTGCTGCCACAGAGCTCCAAAATAAGAGGTTTTATCCGATGGCCTGCTCCACAGCAGCGAAGAGCAGCATGAAAGTGATCAGATCGTGCTCTGCACCCACCTCCCTGCTCTACCTCTGCTGCGCTCGCCTTCGCCAGCTGCTGCCAGACTGTATAGACACTCTGGACGTGTTGCCACTACCGCCAGGCCTTCGTCAGTTGCTCCACAACAAACTGGGTTGGGTGCTCAGTCTTAATAGCAGTACCACAGAGGAAACCCCAGATGGGCCTGAGCGCCCCTCGTGCTTGCCTGCCCCTCGCCTGACTGGACCGTCCTCCTCTGAGAGTGACTCGGAGGGTTGTACTTCCGACCCTGAAGCCTGTCAGAGGAAGAGATGCCGCTGGACGTGACTGCGCAGTTCGAATCTTACCTCCTTTTAAACACTGGCAGACATTACTGTCCTCTGGCATCGGATCTGCTTCAAGATCTTTTCTGCATCAGTGTTAAACGTTGTGGAACAAAAAACCTGGATCTGTTGAGTAGAAGGAGTGTTAGGAGCAGTATTCCTGCCGTCACCCGGTCTTTCCATTCAGACATCTTTATGCTCCTCATACACTCAGTATCCAAACCATCTTCAGTAAAAGGTTGAAAGGATTTGGTGTTATTTTGTCAGCCAGCAGAATTTGTTTCCATTCATGTGTGGGGATTAGTGTACAGTAACTCTACGTAACACTAAAGTCATGCATTGCCAGATTTTGATGGTCATCACGGAAGATTTGCAAAAGACCTGGTTTTACAAGTGTATAGCCATTGT of Anabas testudineus chromosome 8, fAnaTes1.2, whole genome shotgun sequence contains these proteins:
- the spsb3a gene encoding SPRY domain-containing SOCS box protein 3a, coding for MSRRSRNSRAWRYVWGGIRRDADARALVLASESEEWTYDRLEYSDSDSEADFSAVMVPPVPSAVPVTGESYCGCDSQAETSYNPRLRGFHQIKDCHCGEDDQDFDWAWDMDSRSTATLLSCDNRKVNFHSEYSCGTAAVRGSKELADGQHFWEIKMTSPVYGTDMMVGIGTSDVNLDKYRHTFCSLLGKDAESWGLSYTGLLHHKGDKMNFSSRFGQGSIIGVHLDTWHGTLTFFKNRKCIGVAATELQNKRFYPMACSTAAKSSMKVIRSCSAPTSLLYLCCARLRQLLPDCIDTLDVLPLPPGLRQLLHNKLGWVLSLNSSTTEETPDGPERPSCLPAPRLTGPSSSESDSEGCTSDPEACQRKRCRWT